A window from Sphingobacterium hotanense encodes these proteins:
- a CDS encoding RagB/SusD family nutrient uptake outer membrane protein: MSKKKIYLGLAICSLMLGSCQKLLNIDPENSLTQEDIQEVVKRDPDKVLSPLVTNLISQINGYSEINSVDSKNYSVNGLLLSLKGNDMVLAASSSWLKTDYEMRSYREEGSPRVQIYWGTFYRYIYIANQILSLIPEVDQTDLSVANKKLMNYKATALAIRAFAYTNLMWLYQDDYMHGGKDKLGVPIVDASGTPKPRATSADNWALIIDGLKEAVALFKKGEAYFTPSRTDVDGSVAAAFLVRAALTVGDWETVVASANEILAVYPELFNQNDYTSSGMTLLNKETIFGYEFSSVNGKGTSSFPGWMNPKSEGGYGGSQGHWLAIDQRLYDAIPNTDYRKENFAAQAMDYTYQVSGAKVTFPKYTSLKFDAVRISSAIPEYNQNEIYIRSSEIILAKAEALARANKNAEAQDALFQLVSKRDAAYQKSSKTGDALLTEIQLQRRIELWGEGAHEFLDNKRWHIGVDRTTSANHSEKKVVPAGKDFTLQIPLNTELNYNDQIQEQNP, from the coding sequence ATGAGTAAGAAAAAAATATATTTAGGTTTGGCAATCTGCAGTTTGATGCTGGGATCTTGTCAAAAGCTGTTGAATATTGATCCGGAGAATAGCTTGACCCAAGAGGATATTCAGGAGGTCGTCAAACGCGACCCTGATAAAGTATTATCTCCTTTGGTGACCAATCTGATTTCTCAAATCAATGGTTATTCAGAGATCAACTCGGTTGATTCCAAAAATTATTCGGTTAACGGCTTGTTATTGAGCTTGAAAGGGAATGATATGGTCCTGGCGGCTTCTTCCAGCTGGTTAAAAACCGACTACGAAATGCGCTCTTACCGGGAAGAGGGATCACCCCGCGTGCAGATTTATTGGGGGACCTTTTATCGTTACATCTATATTGCCAACCAAATTCTATCGTTGATACCTGAAGTGGATCAAACAGATTTAAGTGTAGCGAATAAAAAGTTGATGAATTATAAAGCCACTGCGCTGGCCATACGCGCCTTCGCTTATACCAATTTGATGTGGCTCTACCAAGATGATTACATGCATGGTGGGAAAGATAAATTAGGTGTGCCCATCGTAGATGCAAGTGGAACGCCAAAACCGCGTGCTACGTCCGCAGATAACTGGGCGCTAATCATCGATGGACTGAAAGAAGCCGTTGCGTTATTTAAGAAAGGGGAGGCATACTTTACGCCATCGCGAACCGATGTAGATGGTAGCGTGGCAGCCGCTTTTTTGGTGCGTGCTGCCTTGACAGTCGGTGACTGGGAGACCGTGGTTGCTTCAGCAAATGAAATTTTAGCCGTTTATCCCGAGTTGTTCAACCAAAACGACTATACCAGCTCCGGCATGACCCTGCTGAACAAAGAGACCATCTTCGGTTACGAATTTTCTAGCGTGAACGGTAAAGGAACGTCCTCCTTCCCTGGCTGGATGAATCCCAAGTCTGAAGGTGGCTACGGCGGTTCGCAAGGCCATTGGTTAGCAATTGATCAACGCCTTTATGATGCCATTCCAAACACGGATTACCGGAAAGAAAACTTTGCAGCGCAAGCAATGGATTACACCTACCAGGTTTCGGGAGCTAAGGTGACTTTTCCGAAGTATACGAGCCTAAAATTCGATGCTGTTCGTATATCCTCAGCGATTCCGGAATATAACCAAAACGAGATATACATTCGTAGCTCGGAGATCATTCTTGCCAAGGCGGAGGCCCTAGCGCGCGCGAATAAAAATGCGGAAGCACAGGATGCGCTTTTTCAGCTGGTGTCTAAACGTGATGCCGCTTACCAAAAGAGCAGCAAAACTGGAGATGCTTTGTTGACAGAAATTCAATTGCAACGCCGCATCGAATTATGGGGTGAAGGTGCACATGAATTTTTAGACAACAAACGTTGGCATATCGGAGTGGATCGTACGACTTCGGCGAACCATAGCGAAAAGAAGGTGGTTCCCGCAGGTAAAGATTTTACGTTGCAGATTCCATTGAACACCGAATTGAACTATAACGACCAGATCCAGGAACAGAATCCTTAA
- a CDS encoding M16 family metallopeptidase: MKMHLFTIPDKGFTCLRLACLLAFATPVALYGQRPSASVISEQKAVQELKDSTLPIDKDVRIGKLSNGLTYYLRANQTKKASANFILVNKVGSVYEQEHERGLAHFTEHMAFNGTKNFPGNSLIDYLEKQGVKFGSDLNAYTSFDETVYHFTMSTADQQVVHNGLKVMRDWAGELSFDQTEIDQERGVIIEEKRTLNTTDRRLGQKRLDMKLRNSLYTERSPIGLEEVIKNFKREDIVQFYRRWYRPDRQAIIIVGDIDVDQMEQELTKQFASLPKASETPSLPNRNIPLKGEPQFEVFKNPESAESSLAISLKRTVGKVINQADFKNQMVEMLWHNLISSRLMDISQADKSKGYKLYGSSGEIYNGIAATNISMSMPLEKIQPVFTKYWTEVERIKRHGFTQEEFDRARSRILQQTKNLLQEKDKLTSDKYTSKYQRHFLDGTIPLDIETEYALLTENFKTLTLDSLHKATATWLNSPDLDIFLTVPENSQATIPSQDQLQQWMQQAAKGKLEPFIANSIPTSYIKTPLTTRGKIISKEYIPELDVTKLKLANGVQVILKPTSFKNNEIILQGFSPGGTTRYKQGDYRAASYATGLISASGLNGIDANTLLKMHMDRQLLIGPNIDNYSEGIGATTTSTNLVDALQLTYLYFTSPQADDAAFEQLLTHLHKSIEQPKSPIKVFQDSIVQLLFKGHYLYKAIEKKEISALNKDKMLEIYKERFANAADFKFLLVGSFDIDSISPLLETYLGSLPASGKKEQIQPIKVDRLEGKFSSKIYKEEENRATVILYFSDVFKQSAKSTYELQALRDVLEKRIMARLREKESGIYTPQISLNTSSIWEPRYTMQIIFACNPEQSDRLTEATLEEIRLMQTQGVQADDLAKFKSETLLNHEKALHMNRFWLTYLKDSYIKGQDPTEILSYPKLIQEINEAAVTQAAQKYLNLSELKTFTLLPKQ, from the coding sequence ATGAAAATGCATTTATTTACCATCCCCGATAAAGGCTTCACTTGTCTACGCTTAGCCTGTCTCTTGGCGTTTGCTACTCCCGTTGCTCTTTACGGTCAGCGGCCCTCAGCGAGTGTAATTAGCGAGCAAAAAGCCGTACAGGAACTCAAAGATTCCACATTACCGATTGACAAAGATGTGCGTATCGGGAAACTTTCAAACGGTTTGACCTACTACCTACGGGCGAACCAGACCAAAAAGGCTAGCGCAAATTTTATCTTAGTCAACAAAGTAGGTTCCGTATATGAACAGGAACACGAAAGAGGATTAGCGCACTTTACGGAGCACATGGCATTTAATGGCACGAAAAATTTTCCTGGAAATAGCCTCATCGATTACTTAGAAAAGCAAGGTGTAAAGTTTGGCAGTGACTTAAATGCCTACACCAGCTTTGATGAGACGGTGTACCATTTCACCATGTCCACGGCCGACCAGCAAGTGGTGCACAATGGTTTAAAAGTCATGCGCGATTGGGCCGGTGAGCTAAGCTTCGATCAAACGGAAATCGATCAGGAGCGGGGCGTCATCATTGAAGAAAAGCGAACTTTAAATACCACCGATCGACGCTTGGGTCAAAAGCGACTAGATATGAAGCTCCGAAATTCGCTCTATACCGAGCGTAGCCCAATTGGCCTTGAGGAAGTGATCAAAAATTTCAAACGCGAGGACATTGTTCAATTCTACCGCCGATGGTACCGCCCTGACCGCCAGGCCATCATTATCGTTGGCGACATTGACGTGGACCAGATGGAGCAAGAACTGACAAAACAGTTTGCCAGCTTACCCAAAGCAAGTGAAACCCCTAGCCTTCCCAACAGAAATATTCCCTTAAAGGGGGAGCCGCAATTCGAAGTCTTCAAAAACCCGGAATCTGCCGAGAGCAGTTTGGCCATCTCCCTAAAAAGAACCGTGGGTAAAGTCATCAATCAAGCTGATTTCAAGAACCAAATGGTGGAAATGCTATGGCATAACCTAATCTCCAGCCGGTTGATGGACATCAGTCAGGCTGACAAAAGCAAAGGCTATAAGCTCTACGGTAGTTCTGGCGAAATATACAACGGTATTGCGGCGACCAATATTTCGATGAGCATGCCGCTGGAAAAAATTCAGCCGGTATTTACTAAGTATTGGACAGAAGTAGAGCGCATCAAAAGGCATGGATTTACTCAGGAAGAGTTCGATCGTGCCCGCTCAAGAATTCTGCAGCAAACGAAGAATTTGTTGCAGGAAAAGGATAAGCTCACCTCGGATAAATATACCAGCAAATATCAAAGGCACTTCCTGGACGGAACCATTCCCCTGGATATCGAAACGGAGTATGCCTTGTTAACTGAAAACTTCAAAACATTGACCCTCGACAGCCTGCACAAGGCTACGGCTACTTGGCTAAACAGCCCGGATCTTGACATCTTCTTAACGGTTCCGGAGAACAGTCAGGCTACAATTCCCAGCCAAGATCAGCTTCAGCAGTGGATGCAGCAAGCTGCTAAAGGGAAGCTTGAACCTTTCATCGCCAACTCTATTCCAACGAGTTATATAAAAACACCGTTGACAACGCGCGGGAAAATTATAAGCAAAGAGTACATCCCTGAATTGGATGTCACCAAGCTAAAGCTCGCTAATGGGGTTCAAGTTATTTTAAAACCAACCAGCTTTAAAAACAATGAAATCATTCTTCAGGGCTTCAGTCCGGGCGGAACTACGCGCTATAAACAAGGCGACTACCGAGCAGCTAGTTATGCTACCGGCTTAATTAGCGCTTCTGGCCTAAACGGCATCGATGCCAACACCTTACTGAAAATGCACATGGATCGCCAGCTTTTAATAGGACCAAACATCGACAATTACTCGGAGGGTATTGGCGCGACAACCACGAGTACAAACTTAGTAGACGCTTTGCAGCTGACGTATCTATATTTTACCTCGCCGCAAGCAGATGATGCCGCTTTTGAGCAATTGCTGACTCATCTCCACAAATCCATAGAGCAGCCCAAGTCACCTATCAAGGTCTTTCAGGATTCTATCGTTCAACTCCTGTTCAAGGGGCATTACCTCTATAAGGCGATAGAAAAGAAAGAAATTTCTGCGTTAAATAAAGACAAGATGCTTGAAATTTATAAAGAGCGCTTTGCCAATGCCGCTGACTTCAAATTTTTACTCGTAGGCAGCTTTGACATCGATTCGATCAGTCCGCTTCTGGAAACCTACTTGGGCTCACTTCCGGCTTCCGGAAAAAAAGAACAAATCCAACCGATCAAAGTCGACCGTTTAGAAGGAAAATTTTCTAGCAAAATATACAAAGAGGAGGAAAACCGGGCTACCGTCATCCTTTATTTCTCGGATGTCTTTAAGCAGAGCGCAAAATCCACGTATGAACTGCAGGCACTCCGCGACGTGTTGGAAAAACGTATCATGGCACGCTTACGGGAAAAAGAAAGTGGCATTTACACGCCGCAAATTTCATTGAACACGTCCTCCATCTGGGAGCCTCGCTATACCATGCAAATTATATTTGCCTGCAACCCCGAACAATCGGACCGCCTAACCGAGGCGACCTTGGAAGAGATCAGACTGATGCAGACACAAGGTGTCCAAGCCGATGACTTGGCCAAGTTTAAGAGTGAGACACTTTTAAACCACGAGAAAGCACTACACATGAATAGATTCTGGTTGACCTACCTGAAAGACAGCTATATTAAAGGACAAGACCCGACGGAAATACTAAGTTACCCGAAACTCATTCAAGAGATCAACGAAGCTGCTGTCACGCAGGCTGCGCAGAAATACTTGAATCTTTCGGAACTAAAAACCTTTACCTTATTACCGAAGCAATAA
- a CDS encoding TlpA family protein disulfide reductase — MKNLILLLSLIYFSVNLKAQQIVDTAQVRKLQQQVTKFTDSLRQETDIEQKKALLKSPDYQQLSQDDLSAAIQFSKAMLDHFLATGDKGNALVWLRKMENFGMFYRFAYSSWFVTFAKRGEYNYIDSYLAPKMDSLYQVMVSDKRLDSRGHAEYQMWLNGFVETKLQLQAYQTVYQHLDYLYRENKVLPDAQQYLQYTKVLIALGKEAQGIEVLATVYLNEINVNPAMEQDKNALLAGIDQGQSKFQAEIARRKTIEKENLNFLVKNLPELYGRGVKERLGTSKYLLLSFWGTWCVPCIQSHPKLKSIYDKYHDQGLEIWSIARENGTDKQAVEQKLKKSIADQELPWLHSMLVRGTERVLTDYDVTGYPTKILLDRQGNILGKFTGNEGDKIEAFVSKLLTQN, encoded by the coding sequence ATGAAAAACCTAATTTTACTTTTGTCACTGATATACTTCAGCGTAAATCTAAAGGCACAACAAATTGTGGATACTGCTCAGGTGCGCAAGCTTCAACAGCAGGTGACGAAGTTTACTGATAGTCTCCGGCAAGAAACTGATATTGAACAGAAGAAAGCGTTGCTTAAAAGTCCAGATTATCAACAACTTTCACAGGACGACCTGTCAGCTGCCATACAATTCAGCAAAGCCATGCTGGATCATTTTCTAGCCACGGGGGATAAAGGGAACGCCCTGGTCTGGCTGCGTAAAATGGAAAATTTCGGAATGTTCTACCGCTTCGCCTATAGTTCCTGGTTTGTCACCTTCGCTAAAAGAGGGGAGTATAACTATATCGATTCTTATCTTGCCCCTAAGATGGACAGCCTCTATCAGGTTATGGTATCGGATAAAAGGCTCGATAGCCGTGGTCATGCGGAATACCAGATGTGGTTAAACGGCTTCGTGGAAACGAAGTTGCAGCTTCAAGCGTATCAAACAGTCTATCAACATTTGGATTATTTATATCGAGAAAATAAGGTCCTCCCCGATGCGCAGCAATACTTACAATACACCAAAGTGTTAATCGCACTGGGCAAAGAAGCGCAAGGCATTGAGGTGTTAGCCACAGTCTACTTAAACGAAATTAACGTGAACCCGGCCATGGAGCAAGACAAAAACGCGCTCTTAGCCGGAATTGACCAAGGTCAGTCGAAGTTTCAAGCGGAAATTGCTCGACGCAAAACGATTGAAAAAGAGAATTTGAATTTCCTGGTCAAAAACCTACCCGAACTGTATGGACGGGGTGTAAAGGAACGCTTAGGGACCAGCAAATATCTATTGTTAAGTTTTTGGGGTACCTGGTGTGTCCCGTGTATCCAGTCCCATCCCAAGCTAAAATCAATCTACGATAAATATCATGATCAAGGTCTGGAAATATGGAGTATTGCCCGTGAAAACGGCACCGATAAACAAGCCGTAGAGCAAAAACTAAAGAAGTCAATCGCAGATCAAGAACTTCCTTGGCTTCATTCGATGTTGGTGCGCGGCACAGAACGGGTATTGACCGATTACGATGTCACGGGCTATCCCACTAAAATTTTGCTTGACCGACAGGGCAATATTTTAGGAAAATTTACAGGAAATGAAGGAGATAAAATTGAAGCTTTCGTTTCTAAACTACTCACACAAAATTAA
- a CDS encoding PKD-like family lipoprotein, whose product MTTINYKHCYWILLFVLFSCAKDLGNYEYTTQYDLKIEGVKSEYNVLTQIDTLQISPQLSSEHYQENSEQYRYTWLLFRDLFNTDTVGTSKNLILPVRQAPGGYNLFLHVYDPESGIRWTTKSKLTIGTKLSRGMLLIGENEQKLADINMLAMSSDTVVIKELLAGNGLPSLTGPIHVQHSGGALASRNRLWAFTSSGSYYLDLSTLKGSANNNFASLNYNSFGLTSDQMTPVLLAPQINSISGSTGDSFGRLMVTKEGHIFGGNILESGGDMYADPLNRDADQPRVLLPAAPYLFYPLRSTSSMIWFDTQHKRFMRIPSFFSTYTSNRIAENTGNLFSWDQSSVGRSLVYGENSFNSDGGATNGNSFAIMRDGQNKHFIYKFYANSAVPTQNGLYEIKPIAIDFDKASSYAFASYRTLVLYVVEGKLYAYDYSPGNERFYALNLSENNEVTMIRFDTQIHPLENDLYLASYNATDKGTLQRFKLVANPNTVEFQAVAGSKWSNLIKIKSMAWRAVN is encoded by the coding sequence ATGACCACCATCAATTATAAACACTGTTACTGGATCCTATTATTTGTACTGTTTTCCTGTGCGAAGGATCTAGGCAACTATGAATATACAACGCAATACGACCTGAAGATCGAAGGCGTAAAAAGCGAATATAACGTGCTCACCCAAATCGACACGCTCCAGATTAGCCCACAGTTGAGCAGTGAACATTACCAAGAAAACAGTGAACAGTACCGCTATACCTGGTTGCTCTTCCGAGATTTATTCAATACGGATACGGTAGGAACGAGCAAAAACCTCATCCTCCCAGTGCGTCAAGCACCGGGTGGTTATAACTTGTTTCTCCATGTTTATGACCCTGAATCTGGAATACGATGGACTACCAAGAGCAAATTGACTATTGGGACGAAGTTATCACGCGGGATGCTCCTGATTGGCGAAAATGAGCAGAAGCTCGCGGATATCAACATGCTGGCTATGTCCAGCGACACGGTCGTCATCAAAGAACTTTTAGCTGGTAACGGACTCCCGAGCCTAACCGGACCAATTCATGTGCAGCACTCCGGGGGCGCCCTAGCGTCCCGAAATCGACTATGGGCTTTTACAAGTTCGGGATCCTACTATTTGGACCTGTCAACCTTAAAGGGTTCTGCAAACAATAACTTCGCATCGCTGAATTACAACTCCTTTGGTCTCACCTCGGATCAGATGACCCCTGTCCTGCTGGCGCCGCAAATCAACTCCATTAGCGGTTCCACTGGCGATTCATTCGGTAGATTGATGGTCACCAAAGAGGGGCATATCTTTGGCGGCAATATATTAGAAAGTGGGGGGGATATGTATGCCGACCCACTCAATCGCGATGCTGACCAACCTAGAGTTCTACTTCCTGCTGCACCGTACTTGTTTTATCCCTTGCGCTCGACCTCTTCGATGATTTGGTTCGATACCCAGCATAAGCGTTTTATGCGTATCCCAAGTTTTTTTTCGACCTATACCTCAAACCGGATCGCTGAAAATACAGGGAACTTATTTTCATGGGATCAAAGTAGTGTAGGGCGCAGCTTGGTCTACGGAGAAAACTCTTTCAATTCAGATGGTGGGGCAACCAATGGCAACTCTTTCGCCATCATGCGTGACGGGCAGAATAAACATTTCATCTATAAGTTCTATGCCAACAGTGCTGTTCCTACGCAAAATGGATTATATGAAATCAAGCCCATCGCCATAGATTTTGATAAAGCGAGCAGCTACGCTTTTGCTTCCTATAGAACCCTCGTTTTGTATGTGGTAGAGGGCAAGTTATACGCTTACGATTACAGTCCCGGCAATGAGCGATTTTATGCACTAAACCTAAGCGAAAATAACGAAGTCACGATGATCCGCTTTGACACACAGATCCATCCCCTAGAGAATGATTTATACTTGGCCAGCTACAATGCTACCGACAAGGGAACCTTACAACGGTTTAAACTTGTGGCCAATCCGAACACGGTCGAATTTCAAGCGGTGGCAGGGTCGAAATGGTCTAATCTGATTAAAATTAAAAGTATGGCATGGCGGGCGGTCAACTAA
- a CDS encoding DUF4843 domain-containing protein: protein MRNNSKYLYILALVSSLIASVSLVSCEKELMGYQGEEGVYFAVRRGQNAIYMQQWPYHPTTSINLFSLTKNDTIVGITVALAGPQKDYERSFHVEINPDSTSALVDQHFQIVNPTPIIPAHSSSTEVLVKLFKSVDLKKARKSIGLRLKEGSELGLSFPKFQAIPGYTNTQEPIIQQFNASLHTLYIQDFLPKPAVWSGSVSAVNQETLTWGAYTEKKILLMCELMQLSYADFESTQTMPTVRQLLIARQTAEYLIAQFNAGTPVLEDDGRLMYVTGVPWTSIVGTPWKK from the coding sequence ATGAGAAATAATAGCAAATATTTGTACATCCTTGCCTTGGTAAGCAGCCTAATCGCGAGTGTTTCGCTGGTTTCTTGTGAAAAGGAACTGATGGGCTACCAGGGGGAGGAAGGGGTATACTTCGCCGTACGCCGCGGCCAAAATGCTATCTATATGCAGCAATGGCCCTACCATCCCACCACTAGTATCAACCTCTTCAGCCTAACGAAAAACGATACGATTGTCGGGATAACCGTAGCTCTTGCTGGGCCCCAAAAAGATTACGAACGTAGCTTCCATGTGGAAATTAATCCGGATTCTACCAGTGCCCTGGTTGATCAGCATTTCCAAATAGTGAATCCCACGCCAATCATTCCTGCCCATAGCTCGAGCACCGAAGTGCTCGTGAAGCTCTTTAAATCGGTAGATCTTAAAAAAGCGCGAAAAAGCATTGGGCTCCGTTTAAAAGAAGGTTCGGAATTGGGGTTATCTTTTCCTAAATTTCAAGCTATCCCCGGATATACGAATACCCAAGAACCCATTATCCAGCAGTTTAACGCCAGTCTGCATACGCTGTATATACAAGACTTCCTTCCCAAGCCTGCGGTTTGGTCAGGCTCGGTATCTGCGGTCAACCAAGAAACGTTAACCTGGGGTGCCTACACGGAGAAAAAAATTCTGCTGATGTGCGAGCTCATGCAACTTAGTTACGCAGATTTTGAATCGACCCAAACCATGCCTACTGTTCGACAGCTATTGATCGCTCGACAAACAGCCGAATATCTAATTGCGCAGTTTAACGCTGGAACTCCAGTCCTGGAAGACGATGGACGTTTGATGTATGTCACGGGTGTTCCTTGGACATCCATTGTCGGTACGCCTTGGAAGAAATAA